One genomic segment of Homo sapiens chromosome 14, GRCh38.p14 Primary Assembly includes these proteins:
- the GPR135 gene encoding G-protein coupled receptor 135 isoform X1: protein MEEPQPPRPPASMALLGSQHSGAPSAAGPPGGTSSAATAAVLSFSTVATAALGNLSDASGGGTAAAPGGGGLGGSGAAREAGAAVRRPLGPEAAPLLSHGAAVAAQALVLLLIFLLSSLGNCAVMGVIVKHRQLRTVTNAFILSLSLSDLLTALLCLPAAFLDLFTPPGGSAPAAAAGPWRGFCAASRFFSSCFGIVSTLSVALISLDRYCAIVRPPREKIGRRRALQLLAGAWLTALGFSLPWELLGAPRELAAAQSFHGCLYRTSPDPAQLGAAFSVGLVVACYLLPFLLMCFCHYHICKTVRLSDVRVRPVNTYARVLRFFSEVRTATTVLIMIVFVICCWGPYCFLVLLAAARQAQTMQAPSLLSVVAVWLTWANGAINPVIYAIRNPNISMLLGRNREEGYRTRNVDAFLPSQGPGLQARSRSRLRNRYANRLGACNRMSSSNPASGVAGDVAMWARKNPVVLFCREGPPEPVTAVTKQPKSEAGDTSL, encoded by the coding sequence ATGGAGGAGCCGCAGCCGCCCCGCCCACCAGCGAGCATGGCCTTACTGGGCAGCCAGCACTCCGGCGCCCCCTCCGCGGCCGGCCCACCTGGCGGGACTTCCTCCGCGGCCACGGCGGCCGTGCTCTCCTTCAGCACCGTGGCGACCGCGGCGCTGGGGAACCTGAGCGACGCAAGCGGAGGCGGCACAGCTGCCGCTCCCGGTGGCGGCGGCCTTGGCGGGTCCGGGGCAGCGCGGGAGGCGGGGGCGGCGGTGAGGCGGCCGCTAGGCCCGGAGGCGGCGCCGCTGCTGTCGCACGGAGCTGCAGTGGCGGCCCAGGCGCTCGTCCTCCTGCTCATCTTCCTGCTGTCTAGCCTTGGCAACTGCGCGGTGATGGGGGTGATTGTGAAGCACCGGCAGCTCCGCACCGTCACCAACGCCTTCATCCTGTCGCTGTCCCTATCGGATCTGCTCACGGCGCTGCTCTGCCTGCCCGCCGCCTTCCTGGACCTCTTCACTCCGCCCGGGGGTTCGGCGCCTGCCGCCGCCGCGGGGCCCTGGCGCGGCTTCTGCGCCGCCAGCCGCTTCTTCAGCTCGTGCTTCGGCATCGTGTCCACGCTCAGCGTGGCGCTCATCTCGTTGGACCGTTACTGCGCTATCGTGCGGCCGCCGCGGGAGAAGATCGGCCGCCGCCGCGCGCTGCAGCTGCTGGCGGGCGCCTGGCTGACGGCCCTGGGCTTCTCCTTGCCCTGGGAGCTGCTCGGGGCGCCCCGGGAACTCGCGGCGGCGCAGAGCTTCCACGGCTGCCTCTACCGGACCTCCCCGGACCCCGCGCAGCTGGGCGCGGCCTTCAGCGTGGGGCTGGTGGTGGCCTGCTACCTGCTGCCCTTCCTGCTCATGTGCTTCTGCCACTACCACATCTGCAAGACGGTGCGCCTGTCGGACGTGCGCGTGCGGCCGGTGAACACCTACGCGCGCGTGCTGCGCTTCTTCAGCGAGGTGCGCACGGCCACCACCGTCCTCATCATGATCGTCTTCGTCATCTGCTGCTGGGGGCCCTACTGCTTCCTGGTGCTGCTGGCCGCCGCCCGGCAGGCCCAGACCATGCAGGCCCCCTCGCTCCTCAGCGTGGTGGCCGTCTGGCTGACCTGGGCCAATGGGGCCATCAACCCTGTCATCTACGCCATCCGCAATCCCAACATTTCGATGCTCCTAGGGCGCAACCGCGAGGAGGGCTACCGGACTAGGAATGTGGACGCTTTCCTGCCCAGCCAGGGCCCGGGTCTGCAAGCCAGAAGCCGCAGTCGCCTTCGAAACCGCTATGCCAACCGGCTGGGGGCCTGCAACAGGATGTCCTCTTCCAACCCGGCCAGCGGAGTGGCAGGGGACGTGGCCATGTGGGCCCGCAAAAATCCAGTTGTACTTTTCTGCCGAGAGGGACCACCAGAGCCGGTGACGGCAGTGACCAAACAGCCTAAATCCGAAGCTGGGGATACCAGCCTCTAA